ACCGCCAGAAACTAGAGAAAGGTGTGGAATTAGCCCCAAGATGGAGAAGGCCACGGTGGTTTTGCCCGAGCCCGACTCTCCCGCCAACCCCAGCGTGCTTGACTCGCCAATGCTAAAATTCACGTCGTCTACGGCTTTGATTGTTCCCCGTGGGGTGTGGAAATAGGTTTTGAGATTGCTAACGCGTAGTAACTCTTTGACCAACTTTTACTCCTTTCGGTAGTCTATTGTGAGATTGCCTTTTTCTGTGATTTTTCTGTGAGTCCGCCTAAAATAGAAAGTAGAAATATGAAACCCCATAGGACTATGGTTTTGACAGCGGTGTTGGGGATTATGAGGGCGAAGCAAACGAAAACCCAAGTACCCACAGCAAGAAAGGCACAGCCAACAACAATCCAGAACTCCCACCACATAAATATGGACAAAAAATCCTTTAGATCTTGGAGCACCATTAGTTTCTCCTTGAACGCTTGGTATGCATCCAACCGAATATTAGCATGTATAGTTGTAGCAGAGGTAGATAAACTTTGGCAATTACGATAAATCTCACGGTGATTCTGTTGCATTCTGGCGTGTCGGTTCATCTGTATGTCCGTTTTTAGTGTCCTTTTGGTTAAATTCATATTTCCCCTTTAGAAGACAACCCAAAAAACTGGAAACTTAAAGGAGTAAAGATTTGTTATGGAGAATCGATTTTTGAAGCGAAGTTTGACAGTGATTAATATAGCGATACTAGCAACAATGCTTGCCGTGAAACCAGTTGTTTCACGTTCTTCCCTTTCTAAGATAAGGTAGAACTTGATACACACCGCGTGTTACTACATGAAGTTTCAGATGTTTCTCTGATCAATCGTTATGTTCGCGTTGAGTTACGGTCTTTCTCATCTTAACCGTGAATATCAAAGCAATCAAAATGATCGCTAACACTATTGCAGCCAAAACCCAAGTAAAATTAATTCCTATTGTCGCATCCCTCGGAAGCACATTTATCTCTGTCTGACCTTGTCCATTCTGGTACTCAGTTTTTGTAGCTATTGCCGAGATTGTGACCACGGTGTTTTCTGTTACTGTTGGGGTGGTGAACATAGAGACAATATATCCGGTTGAATTCGTTTTTTCCGTCTTAGGTGAAAAAACTCCGCCCTTGTCTGAGAACAATGTTACATTTGCGTTAGAAACAGAGTTCAATTCAACAGTTACTCGGACGGTTACGGTCAAATTTTCGCCAGACTGAACTGCCTCAGAATCCGTAGCAATGAAAACAACCAAGGTTGATTGAACCTTTACAGTGACAAATGCTGTGTTGTTACTTTCAAGACCAAGATCATCCAAAACTTTCAGAGATCCAGTGTATATGCCTAGCGATGTGTAAGCGTGCACTGTCACTGGTTGCGTGATCCAACTACTGTTTGTGCCGTCACCGAAATCAAAGAAATAGCCATTAATGCGGCTGTCATCAGTTGACTTGGAAGCATCAAACGTGATCATTTGGTTTGTGGTTACCACTGTTTCGTTTACTTCCAGTACGGCAATCGGAAGTCTATTAACAGCTGCACTCGTAAGAAAAGGCTTAAGAACTAGGTCGCTTTCGTCGCCATTGACTGAGTTGCCTTTTCCGTTGGTGTTCAGAATTTCATGATATGGACCAGTGGGATCCCCCCAATAGTTGTGGGTTGCATTCACGGTTGCGCCGTTTGACACATACACTCCGTAAGTGTTGTTGTAGATATCGTTGAAGTGGGCAATGTTATCCGTGTCGTCTTCATAGAAAGCCCCATACGCATTGTAAGAAATCGAATTGTGCGTTATATTTGTTCTAATGCCTTCTTCTGGTTCTCTGAGGGCTCCTCCGAAAACATAAATTCCTTTGTCCACATTTGCTGACACGGTGTTGTTCGATATCACTACGTCAAAATCTATGTACTGATTGTGAGTATTGGCGAAAAGATGCACTCCAATTCCATTAGACATGATCTTGTTATCAGAGATTGAAACACGGTAGATGGTGCCGAGCCAAGGTCCACTGCAATTTAAATAGATTCCATACTTCTCGTTAGAATACACTGTGTTTTCAGAGATTAGTGTGTCATAAATTAGGTTTGTGGCGAAGTAGCCGAAACCGCCCCAAATGTAGAAGTAGATTCCGTTTTTGTTGAAATTGATGGTGTTTCGAGAAATGGTTACGTTGTTGATCCAGCCCGAAGTTATAGGATAAACGTGGAACTTGATTCCATTCTCGTTAGAAGAAAAAGTGTTGTCTGAAATTGTGATGTTTTTGATTTGGCTAATTCCTACGCTACTTGCGTATAAGTGGATACCGTTGTAATTTGAGTCAATAATGTTATTGAGAACTTTTATGCCTGAGGACACTTTCCCAGTAGAAGAAATCCCATTATTGTTGAGTTTAATGGTGTTTCCTTTTATGATAACGTTGCTCTCACCGATTACATGAATGCCACTGGAATAGTTGTTGATTATGCTAGAGTTTTTGATAATGGCCTTGCCTGAGTTTTGTATTGTTACCCCGTTTTCTGCATATTCTACGATGCAGTTTCCTAAGATGAAAGATTCGTTCTCTGCCGTAGCAAATTTTATGGTGTTCCAATCGCCAGCGCGTGGAATCATGTTGTTGGAAGTGAAAGTTATCCATTTATCATTTGTTCCTACTGCATACAAGCTTCCGTTAATGAGCAGGGAGAAGTTTCCGTCAAATTTGATCTCGACTCCGGGTTCTATGGTTAAGGTAGTTCCATTACTGATTGTTACGTTACCTGTTATCGCATATGGGCTTCCACTTAACGTCCATGTTGTGTCTTGAGAGATAATGCCTTGCACAAATGTAAGGTTCTCCGCGTAAGATGCGACATTTAGAGCCGAATCCATGGGACTCGTGACTATTAACACAGCAACGATACTCAAAAGCGCTGTTTTTTCTGCATCACTAAGGTGTAACACCTTAGAACCTCAACTACAATAGTCTAATGCCTTGGTTGATAAATGCGTTTCTTTGCAGTGATCTTAAGGTTTACGGTTCGTTGTTGAATTGATGAGAATTTGTGAGTCTTAAATAGTTTACGATACATGGTTGTTGCTTTGGCAAACACTATGACAAGATTTTGAGAGCTCTAGATTTCAGATTGCTCTGACATGGCATCGCCTATAAAACATCCGATAATTGCTCCCACTATTATGAATGTTATCCCTATGATTAGAAACCGTCCGACAAAGTGTAACGCTACGGTGATATCAAAGTTAAGCAATTCTATATTTCCCGTAAGCGTCAAAGAAGGTGCCACAATTGCTACAATTGCTAGAGAAGCTCCTATGACAATAGATCCCATCGTGTAAAAAATTGTTTTTTCAAGGTCAACAATGAGGGCTCCATATAAGAGGCTAAAAACGAAGACTATAAGAATGTGAATAATGAGTTCTGAGTCGTTTGCATGCCACACATATGCTGTTACATACGCAGCTGCATAGTCTATGCCCAAAGCTATCATAGCGCCTATTTCCAACATTTTTCTTCTAAACATTTTGACTCACTATCTTTTCGCAGTAGATGTAGAATGTTATTTCGGA
The sequence above is a segment of the Candidatus Bathyarchaeota archaeon genome. Coding sequences within it:
- a CDS encoding PKD domain-containing protein, with product MLHLSDAEKTALLSIVAVLIVTSPMDSALNVASYAENLTFVQGIISQDTTWTLSGSPYAITGNVTISNGTTLTIEPGVEIKFDGNFSLLINGSLYAVGTNDKWITFTSNNMIPRAGDWNTIKFATAENESFILGNCIVEYAENGVTIQNSGKAIIKNSSIINNYSSGIHVIGESNVIIKGNTIKLNNNGISSTGKVSSGIKVLNNIIDSNYNGIHLYASSVGISQIKNITISDNTFSSNENGIKFHVYPITSGWINNVTISRNTINFNKNGIYFYIWGGFGYFATNLIYDTLISENTVYSNEKYGIYLNCSGPWLGTIYRVSISDNKIMSNGIGVHLFANTHNQYIDFDVVISNNTVSANVDKGIYVFGGALREPEEGIRTNITHNSISYNAYGAFYEDDTDNIAHFNDIYNNTYGVYVSNGATVNATHNYWGDPTGPYHEILNTNGKGNSVNGDESDLVLKPFLTSAAVNRLPIAVLEVNETVVTTNQMITFDASKSTDDSRINGYFFDFGDGTNSSWITQPVTVHAYTSLGIYTGSLKVLDDLGLESNNTAFVTVKVQSTLVVFIATDSEAVQSGENLTVTVRVTVELNSVSNANVTLFSDKGGVFSPKTEKTNSTGYIVSMFTTPTVTENTVVTISAIATKTEYQNGQGQTEINVLPRDATIGINFTWVLAAIVLAIILIALIFTVKMRKTVTQREHND